The genomic interval GCTTCTTGGCGTCGCAGTAGCACTCATGATCGTGCCGTTCGTGTGGCAGATCCTGACCTCCTTCAAAACCACCAATGAGGTGGCGTCGCTACCGCCAACGATCTTCCCGTCCACCCCCTCCATCGCGGGATATGAGACGTTCTTTGAGGGCTCGCCGTTCTGGCTTCAGTTCTCTGTCTCCGCAATGTCGCTGATCTTGCGGGTAGCTGGACAGGTTCTGGTGGCCGCTCTCGCGGGGTACGCATTCGCGCGGCTCCGGTTCCCAGGGCGCAACTTCCTGTTCGCCTTGTTCATTCTGATGTTGATGGTTCCCAGTCAACTGTTCCTGCTCGGCCAGTTTGACGTCATCAAAGGGTTGGGTCTTCTCAACACCGTTCCCGCTCTCGCCATACCGGGCATGTTCTCTGCATTCGGCACATTCCTGATGAGACAAGCGTTCTCGACCATGCCCAAGGACTACGAGGAGGCGGCCCGCCTCGACGGCGCGGGGACTCTCCGTGTCTTCTGGAGTGTGATGCTTCCGATGGCTCGTCCGATGCTGGCGGCGCTGGCGGTCCTTACCTCCCTTTACTCGTGGAACGACCTCCTCTGGCCCCTGATCGTGACCCCCGCCGGGGACAATCGACCTCTCACAGTTGGGCTGGCCAGCATGCAGGGCCAGTTCGGGACCAATTACCCCGCACTGATGGCGGGAGCGCTGATCTGCACGTTGCCCCTAGTGATCGTGTTCGTCGTTCTGCAACGGCAGTTCTTCGCCGGGATCGCTAGCAGCGGATTGAAAGGATGACCGTGACGGAACAAGAGCCTCAGGTCGCACACCTGCGACGGGGTGGGGTAAGCGTTGTGGTCGACCTGTCCGATGGAAGGCTCCCCCGGATCTTGCACTGGGGCGACGATCTCGGCGTGCTTGACGGTCAGGCTCTGGAGTCGGTCCGGCGAGCCAGCCAGCCAACCATTGGCGACAGCATGGTGACCTACCCGCAGCCGATCCCAGTACTGCCCCTGCTCGCAGAGGGATGGCTCGGTCGGCCCGGTCTCGCTGGCAGTCGGAGCGGCGCAGATTTCGCACCCCTTTTCATAACGTCCGACGTCACAATCCACGACGACGCAGTCCGATGCAAAGCTATCGACGAAAGCTCACGGCTGACCGTCAGCCTAGACATCGTCCTGTCTGATCAGGGCGTGCTGAGCGTTGACGTCTCACTGACAAACGATGGCGAGACCCCGTACGTCCTCCATGCTCTCGAGGTCGCACTTCCCCTCCCCGAATCGGCAGTCGAACTGCTGGACCTCACGGGCCGCTGGGCGCGGGAGAGAAGCCCGCAACGCCACCCGCTCCCGGTGGGAGCGTGGGTACGCGAGAGCCGCGGTGGGAAGCCGGGTTTGGAGCACTCGACTCTTTTCTCTGCAGGTGAGGAACACTTCGGGTTCGAGCGAGGCCAGGTTTGGGCGATCCATCTGGGTTGGAGTGGGAACCAGGCACTCGCGGCGGAGCGTATGCCCGCCGGCTCGAAGCTCCTCCGCGCGGGCGAGCTCTTCCACCCAGACGAACTGGTCATCCTTCCCGGCCAGACACACGAGGCCCCGACGACGTACGGAATGTGGGGCGATGGGCTGAATGCTCTGTCGGACCGCGCTCACCGAATGCTCCGCGCGCGGACGACGCATCCTCACACAGAACGGCCGGTCCTCGTGAACACCTGGGAGGCGGTGTACTTCGACCATGACGAGGGGAAGCTCCGCGAATTCGCACGCCGGGCTTCCGAGCTCGGTGCCGAACGGTTCGTACTAGACGACGGTTGGTTCGAGGGACGAAACGACGATCAGACTTCCCTTGGTGACTGGGAAGTTGACGGGGCCCGCTGGCCGGCGGGGTTGTCGCAGTTCGCGGACTACGTGCGCAGTCTGGGCATGCAGTTCGGCCTCTGGTTCGAACCAGAGATGATCAACCTCGACTCGATGCTCGCTCGCTCACACCCGGAATGGGTGTTCGACGCGGGACACGGCCCAGGGCTTGCGTCGCGTTACCAGCACGTGTTGGACCTTGGATTACCAGAGGCCTACTCGCACATCCTCGAACTCGTTTCTGAGCGGGTCGCGGAGATAGGAGTCGACTTCATCAAATGGGATCACAACCGCTACCTCCTTGACGCGGGTCACCCCAGCACCGGTCGCGCAGGCGCGCGCGACCATACGGTCGCTGTCTACCGGATGATGGACGAGCTGCGCAGACGCCATCCTGATCTCGAGATCGAATCCTGTGCGAGCGGCGGTGGTCGCATCGACTTCGGTGTCCTCGCGCGAACCGACAGGGTGTGGCCCTCGGACAACAACGACCCTCATGAACGCGGTCCGATCCAGCGGTGGACGAGCATTCTCGTACCGCTCGAGCTGCAGGGAACCCATCTGGGGGCTGAAACAGCACACATCACTCACCGCGTGGCCAACATCGACCAGCGAGCGGCGACCGCCTTTTGGGGGAACCTGGGGGTTGAGCTGGACCTGACCACCATCGGCGCGGCGACCTTCGATCGAGTGAAAGCCTGGGTGGCGGCTCACAAGCGGTTCAGGTCGCTCCTCCACACCGGACGGCTTGTTCGCACCGACGTCGACCCCACGGTCCGTGTCGAAGGAGTGGTCGCGAACGACGGCTCCGAAGCGATCTTCTCTTACGCCCTCGACGACATGCCTGCGACGTGGCCGCCGGCTAGGTGGAGATTCCCGGGACTGAAACCTGACGCGCTCTATGAAGTCCAGGAGCTCGCACCTGGGGATCCCGTTCCTGCCGGTCAGAGGCCCGACTGGATGAATGCTCCCCTTCGCATGACCGGCCGTGCTCTCGCGGTGCATGGTCTGCAGCCGCCCTTATTGGACC from Microbacterium aurum carries:
- a CDS encoding alpha-galactosidase, translating into MTVTEQEPQVAHLRRGGVSVVVDLSDGRLPRILHWGDDLGVLDGQALESVRRASQPTIGDSMVTYPQPIPVLPLLAEGWLGRPGLAGSRSGADFAPLFITSDVTIHDDAVRCKAIDESSRLTVSLDIVLSDQGVLSVDVSLTNDGETPYVLHALEVALPLPESAVELLDLTGRWARERSPQRHPLPVGAWVRESRGGKPGLEHSTLFSAGEEHFGFERGQVWAIHLGWSGNQALAAERMPAGSKLLRAGELFHPDELVILPGQTHEAPTTYGMWGDGLNALSDRAHRMLRARTTHPHTERPVLVNTWEAVYFDHDEGKLREFARRASELGAERFVLDDGWFEGRNDDQTSLGDWEVDGARWPAGLSQFADYVRSLGMQFGLWFEPEMINLDSMLARSHPEWVFDAGHGPGLASRYQHVLDLGLPEAYSHILELVSERVAEIGVDFIKWDHNRYLLDAGHPSTGRAGARDHTVAVYRMMDELRRRHPDLEIESCASGGGRIDFGVLARTDRVWPSDNNDPHERGPIQRWTSILVPLELQGTHLGAETAHITHRVANIDQRAATAFWGNLGVELDLTTIGAATFDRVKAWVAAHKRFRSLLHTGRLVRTDVDPTVRVEGVVANDGSEAIFSYALDDMPATWPPARWRFPGLKPDALYEVQELAPGDPVPAGQRPDWMNAPLRMTGRALAVHGLQPPLLDPDRSVLVHLVAT
- a CDS encoding carbohydrate ABC transporter permease; protein product: MTDSLLKPQVVASTRRRLAARGQWKLHVLLGVAVALMIVPFVWQILTSFKTTNEVASLPPTIFPSTPSIAGYETFFEGSPFWLQFSVSAMSLILRVAGQVLVAALAGYAFARLRFPGRNFLFALFILMLMVPSQLFLLGQFDVIKGLGLLNTVPALAIPGMFSAFGTFLMRQAFSTMPKDYEEAARLDGAGTLRVFWSVMLPMARPMLAALAVLTSLYSWNDLLWPLIVTPAGDNRPLTVGLASMQGQFGTNYPALMAGALICTLPLVIVFVVLQRQFFAGIASSGLKG